One Methylomonas sp. LL1 DNA window includes the following coding sequences:
- the tssM gene encoding type VI secretion system membrane subunit TssM, which yields MGSLLSLFTNTWFVQLFGLAAFSNLIWMGASLFAVAGMIPFESPLSRILLIAGLFIVWGTIQLVKYLKAKKTDKKLVDELVAGDADHVAAASADEVDMLRKGFEEALTVLKQSRTEAKKGNQFIYQLPWYAIIGAPGSGKTTALINSGLHFPLAEKIGKHAVKGVSGTRNCDWWFADDAVFLDTAGRYTTQESHQAVDAAGWTGFLNLIKKHRPLRPLNGVIVATSISDLLQQSEQERLEHAKAVRTRINELYQHLGVRLPIYLLFTKSDLVAGFSDFFADLSAEERAQVWGETFSALSLQGDHDMLAQFGDAYDELLQRVQGRTLRRIQDERDIQRRAVILDFPQQMALLKPAIMDFLQATFAVNRYEQALLLRGVYFTSGTQEGTPIDRVLGILAGAFHLDRQSTPMYSGQGKSFFLTRLLKEVLFPEAELAGEDPKLAKRKRMLQLASYIGAGVLFLLMIGLWTISYYNNQAALDKVEEQIAQYRTIKLTAHDTTSNFTALLPRLNVLLAVRDIYKDHGFLSGLGLSQADKIQAAANHSYEEMLRNYFLPVIQMRLKERMQGQEGNNLDVLYQLLKVYLMFNQTDKLDPATAMAWIRADWDRQFATDPQTLSQLLMHLDNLLKLKLDPMQIDDSFVDSVRGKLTQVPLIGQIYSRFKTEAMVDKSHDFRLGKALGPDTARVFALSDGKDVTAYTIPGVFTAYGYTELFLKKSRDFVKDALEQNWVLGNQAKADAPQTQQLHGDLKKLYLNEYQAAWSDLLAKLKLQSAVTTNQTAQILDILSRPDGPLHALLVSIDENTALTRLNKQVSDALAQVAGKDLAAAAGADKSGQVLALAADAASQDSGPDPVRTVEDQFEPLRNLVGGGPPSALDPVLQQLKSLRDYFLQLSSANTGGQALQNQANLFSGAGMDVLKQAQLEFDRLPEPLRSWFQIVISSGGQKLTSAAKGKLSDMVKTGVGSTCKAALNGRYPFAGGAQQDVLLADFAKLFAPSGVIDQFFQTNLKAFVDTSKPVWSEMASQKPLGLSQASIRQFQIASRIRDAFFAVGGMPQVQFELKPQSLDNTVGTFRLQLEGQEAVYRHGPEQAVSLKWPGPNPSQGVRIVFETLDGRQVSSGKEGTWAFFRLLDDATIVPGNAPEKFTLTFQLQGMNASYELRAASVNNPFNLRELQSFRCPDAL from the coding sequence ATGGGCAGTCTCTTATCACTTTTTACCAATACCTGGTTCGTTCAGCTTTTTGGATTGGCGGCATTCAGCAATCTGATCTGGATGGGGGCATCGTTATTCGCCGTCGCCGGTATGATACCGTTCGAATCACCGCTATCCAGGATTTTATTGATAGCCGGTTTGTTTATAGTCTGGGGTACCATTCAACTGGTCAAGTATCTCAAGGCCAAAAAAACCGACAAGAAGCTGGTCGATGAACTGGTGGCTGGCGATGCCGATCATGTTGCCGCGGCCTCGGCGGATGAAGTCGATATGTTGCGCAAGGGTTTTGAGGAAGCCTTGACGGTTTTGAAACAATCGCGCACCGAAGCCAAAAAAGGTAACCAGTTTATCTATCAATTGCCCTGGTACGCGATTATCGGCGCGCCCGGCTCGGGTAAAACCACGGCCTTGATCAACTCCGGCCTGCATTTCCCGCTGGCGGAAAAAATTGGCAAGCATGCGGTCAAGGGCGTCAGCGGTACCCGCAACTGCGATTGGTGGTTTGCCGATGATGCGGTATTTTTGGATACCGCCGGCCGCTATACCACGCAGGAAAGCCATCAAGCAGTCGATGCGGCCGGTTGGACCGGATTTTTGAACTTGATCAAAAAGCATAGGCCCTTGCGTCCGTTGAACGGCGTGATCGTTGCAACCAGTATTTCCGATTTGTTGCAACAATCCGAACAAGAGCGCTTGGAGCATGCCAAGGCCGTGCGTACCCGCATCAACGAGCTGTATCAGCATCTGGGCGTGCGCTTGCCGATTTATTTACTGTTCACCAAGAGCGATTTGGTGGCCGGTTTTAGCGATTTCTTTGCCGATTTAAGCGCCGAAGAGCGCGCCCAGGTTTGGGGAGAAACCTTCTCCGCCCTCAGTCTGCAAGGCGACCACGATATGCTGGCGCAATTCGGCGACGCTTACGATGAATTGCTGCAACGCGTGCAAGGCCGGACGCTGAGACGGATTCAGGACGAACGCGATATTCAGCGGCGGGCGGTTATTCTGGATTTTCCGCAACAAATGGCCTTGCTGAAACCGGCCATCATGGATTTTCTGCAGGCGACCTTCGCGGTGAACCGTTACGAGCAAGCCTTGCTGTTACGCGGGGTTTATTTCACCAGCGGTACCCAGGAAGGCACGCCGATAGACCGGGTGTTGGGTATTTTGGCCGGGGCTTTTCATCTGGACAGGCAGTCCACGCCGATGTACAGCGGCCAGGGCAAGAGCTTCTTTCTGACCCGATTGCTGAAGGAAGTGCTGTTTCCGGAGGCCGAACTGGCCGGCGAGGATCCGAAACTGGCGAAACGCAAGCGCATGCTGCAACTGGCGTCCTATATCGGTGCCGGCGTGTTGTTTTTGCTGATGATAGGTTTGTGGACCATCAGTTATTACAACAATCAGGCGGCGCTGGACAAGGTCGAGGAACAGATTGCCCAGTACCGTACCATCAAGCTCACCGCTCACGATACCACCAGCAATTTCACCGCCTTGTTGCCGCGCTTGAACGTGTTGCTGGCTGTGCGGGATATTTATAAAGACCACGGTTTCCTGTCAGGGCTGGGGTTGTCGCAGGCCGATAAAATTCAGGCGGCGGCCAATCACAGTTATGAAGAGATGCTGCGCAATTATTTCTTGCCCGTGATTCAGATGCGGCTGAAGGAACGCATGCAAGGCCAGGAAGGCAATAATCTGGATGTGTTGTATCAGTTATTGAAAGTCTATTTGATGTTTAATCAAACCGATAAACTGGACCCGGCCACGGCAATGGCCTGGATACGGGCCGACTGGGACAGGCAATTTGCCACCGACCCGCAAACCCTTAGCCAGTTGCTCATGCACCTGGATAACCTGTTGAAACTGAAGCTGGATCCGATGCAGATAGACGATAGTTTCGTCGATTCGGTGCGCGGCAAATTGACCCAGGTGCCGTTGATCGGTCAAATCTATTCCCGCTTCAAGACCGAAGCCATGGTCGACAAGAGTCACGATTTTCGCCTGGGTAAGGCTCTGGGGCCGGATACCGCACGGGTGTTTGCCTTGTCCGACGGCAAGGATGTGACGGCTTACACCATCCCTGGCGTGTTTACGGCCTATGGCTATACCGAGCTGTTTCTAAAAAAAAGTCGTGATTTCGTCAAGGATGCGCTGGAGCAAAACTGGGTGTTGGGCAATCAAGCCAAGGCCGATGCTCCGCAAACCCAGCAATTGCATGGTGATTTAAAAAAGTTGTATTTAAACGAATATCAGGCCGCCTGGTCCGATCTGCTGGCGAAGCTGAAATTGCAGTCGGCGGTAACCACCAATCAGACCGCGCAAATCCTGGATATTTTGTCGCGTCCGGACGGCCCCTTGCATGCCTTACTGGTCAGCATAGACGAAAATACCGCGCTGACCCGGTTGAACAAGCAGGTTAGCGATGCGCTGGCGCAAGTCGCCGGTAAGGATTTGGCTGCCGCGGCCGGTGCCGATAAGAGTGGCCAAGTGCTGGCGTTGGCGGCCGATGCCGCCAGCCAGGACAGCGGCCCCGATCCGGTGCGGACGGTGGAAGACCAGTTCGAGCCCTTGCGTAATTTAGTCGGCGGTGGACCGCCCAGCGCGCTGGACCCGGTGTTGCAGCAATTGAAGAGTCTGCGCGATTATTTTTTGCAGTTGAGCAGTGCCAACACCGGCGGGCAGGCCTTGCAGAATCAGGCCAACCTGTTCAGCGGGGCCGGCATGGATGTGCTGAAACAGGCGCAGCTGGAGTTCGACCGGTTGCCCGAACCATTGCGCAGCTGGTTTCAGATCGTGATCAGCAGCGGCGGCCAAAAATTGACATCGGCGGCTAAAGGCAAGTTGAGCGACATGGTCAAAACCGGAGTGGGGTCGACTTGCAAGGCGGCCTTGAATGGCCGTTATCCTTTTGCCGGTGGCGCGCAACAGGATGTATTGCTGGCGGACTTTGCCAAGCTTTTCGCCCCATCCGGCGTGATCGATCAGTTTTTTCAAACCAATTTGAAAGCCTTTGTCGATACCAGCAAACCGGTCTGGAGCGAGATGGCATCTCAAAAACCCCTAGGGTTGTCGCAAGCCTCGATCCGGCAGTTTCAGATAGCTTCCAGGATCCGAGATGCCTTCTTTGCGGTCGGCGGCATGCCGCAGGTGCAATTTGAATTGAAGCCGCAGTCGTTGGATAACACGGTCGGCACTTTTCGCCTGCAGCTTGAGGGCCAGGAAGCAGTGTATCGGCATGGGCCGGAGCAGGCTGTCAGCCTGAAATGGCCGGGTCCCAACCCTAGCCAGGGCGTGAGGATAGTGTTTGAAACCCTGGATGGGCGCCAGGTCAGCAGCGGCAAGGAAGGGACTTGGGCGTTTTTCCGCTTGCTGGATGATGCGACTATCGTGCCGGGTAACGCGCCGGAAAAATTTACCCTGACCTTCCAACTGCAAGGCATGAACGCCAGTTACGAATTACGCGCCGCCAGCGTCAACAATCCCTTCAACTTGCGGGAATTGCAAAGTTTCCGTTGCCCGGATGCGCTGTGA
- the icmH gene encoding type IVB secretion system protein IcmH/DotU, which produces MNPNDPSGPFDDGDRTVIRPMPGGRRTSPAPAAESPIFTPQPAPAINPNFNPGAPIAIPVAEFQQNTMVAAALSMMSLASRLRQMAVYPAIDQLRQRLLSEVSGFENRILQSGVSAEHTRMASYALCSFMDETILNTPWGSQSNWGHQSLLISFHKEAWGGEKFFDIIGMLVKQPAQNLALIELTYLFLSLGFEGKFRILVGGGNALEKYRLELYQLIQRVKGDYERELSPRWQGLRDVRNALVRYVPLWVVGAVLGVALILAYIGFVLALNARSDRLFKELFELSKQPIELAQAAMPVPVVKPPVPGRSERFKQLLANEIAANMVEVVDDRLLRVRNSFESGSDKLKPEFEPMLKKIADELVAGNDNALLTGHSDNVPIRSARFPSNWHLSTARAKSVSDDLVKLAPALNGKLRSEGRADSEPLVPNDTPEHRAINRRVDLLIQ; this is translated from the coding sequence ATGAATCCAAACGATCCTTCCGGACCTTTCGACGACGGTGACCGCACCGTGATCCGGCCGATGCCGGGCGGCAGACGCACGAGTCCCGCGCCGGCGGCCGAATCCCCGATATTTACCCCGCAGCCGGCGCCGGCTATCAATCCCAACTTCAATCCGGGCGCGCCGATTGCAATACCGGTCGCCGAATTTCAGCAAAATACCATGGTGGCCGCGGCGCTATCGATGATGTCACTGGCTAGCCGCTTGCGACAAATGGCGGTTTATCCGGCCATCGATCAATTGCGCCAGCGGCTGTTGTCGGAAGTCAGCGGTTTCGAAAACCGCATCCTGCAATCCGGGGTCAGCGCCGAGCATACCCGGATGGCCAGCTACGCGCTGTGCAGCTTTATGGACGAAACCATACTCAACACGCCCTGGGGTTCGCAAAGCAACTGGGGCCACCAGAGTTTATTGATTTCCTTTCATAAGGAAGCCTGGGGCGGCGAAAAATTTTTCGACATCATCGGTATGCTGGTCAAGCAACCCGCGCAAAACCTGGCGCTGATCGAGTTGACTTACTTATTCCTGAGCCTGGGGTTCGAGGGCAAGTTCCGGATACTGGTCGGTGGCGGCAATGCGCTGGAAAAATACCGGCTTGAGCTGTATCAGTTGATTCAACGGGTGAAGGGCGACTACGAACGCGAATTGTCGCCGCGTTGGCAAGGTTTGCGGGATGTGCGTAACGCGCTGGTGCGTTATGTGCCGTTGTGGGTGGTCGGCGCCGTGTTGGGCGTGGCCTTGATTCTGGCTTATATCGGCTTCGTGCTGGCGCTGAATGCCCGCTCCGACCGCTTGTTCAAGGAATTGTTCGAGCTTTCCAAGCAACCGATCGAGCTGGCTCAAGCCGCCATGCCTGTCCCGGTGGTCAAGCCGCCGGTACCCGGACGCAGCGAGCGCTTCAAACAACTGCTGGCCAATGAAATCGCCGCCAATATGGTCGAGGTGGTGGACGACAGGCTGTTGCGGGTCCGCAATTCCTTCGAATCCGGTAGCGATAAACTCAAGCCCGAGTTCGAGCCGATGTTGAAAAAAATCGCCGACGAACTGGTGGCCGGTAACGATAATGCACTACTCACCGGCCACTCGGACAACGTGCCTATCCGCTCGGCCCGTTTCCCATCCAATTGGCATTTGTCCACGGCACGGGCCAAATCGGTCAGCGATGATCTAGTGAAACTGGCGCCGGCCTTGAATGGCAAACTACGTTCCGAAGGGCGTGCCGACAGTGAACCGTTGGTCCCGAACGATACCCCCGAACACCGCGCGATCAATCGCCGTGTCGATTTACTGATTCAGTGA
- a CDS encoding caspase family protein — protein MSVNLFKARKLVLAISTVLLASCAHEASKEEMAKATEGFAIQDTNKLFVVDCLLPGQVRKLGSQMTYLSQRRPIRTTAADCEVRGGEYVAYDRANYASALKIWLPKAQEGDASAQLYVGEIFEKGLGAQTDYQAAAQWYEKAANQGNFQAQLNLGHLYEKGLGVPENKETAMRWYRKSAGLDEAGLQFTPAIEAQSPGSNASSEISALREEVAQSRHEAEQLREQLKNTREQALEQQESLRRAQDELEALRDKLQQQKSETPAGSSEIQALERQLREKETQLKSQQAKLGDLTKTLGQERKRMERELETARKEKTTEKAPETAKNDLEARLNEKIESYQKQSAELTNWLTSSQKPDRAQIDQRKQALQQQAREIAGLKEKLEQQAPTQLAAAGGGPNIELLEPAVTVTRGIPSIQFGQGESRKRLVGRIDAKAGLTKLLLNDKPLTVDANGEFQTDVALQGSETMVHIVATDKRNQTSDLNVRLLASENAGQADFPATAVTESRQVGDIQFGKFYALIIGNNDYAGYPDLQTPAADAKSLELLLRERYGFKTKLLLNANRHAIMSALNELNQKLTDQDNLLIYYAGHGEIDPKSQNAYWLPVDSEAGNSANWISSQSITEYLSIMPAKHIMVVADSCYSGALTGSAIARLPEGMDQAKRERWLKAMNSRKARTVLTSGGVKPVMDRGGGEHSVFANAFLKVLRSNKRVIEDYDIFRDVANQVKLSASKAGFEQTPQYAPLQHAGHEGSPFFFVPEA, from the coding sequence ATGTCTGTAAACCTTTTTAAAGCCCGCAAATTGGTGCTTGCCATCTCCACCGTGTTACTGGCGTCCTGCGCTCATGAAGCCAGCAAGGAGGAAATGGCTAAAGCCACCGAGGGTTTTGCCATACAGGACACCAATAAGCTGTTCGTGGTGGATTGTTTGCTGCCGGGGCAGGTACGCAAGCTGGGTTCGCAGATGACCTATTTGTCGCAGCGCCGGCCGATACGCACCACGGCGGCCGATTGCGAAGTGCGGGGCGGTGAATACGTGGCCTATGACCGGGCCAATTATGCCAGCGCGTTGAAAATCTGGTTGCCCAAGGCTCAGGAAGGCGATGCTTCCGCTCAGTTGTATGTCGGGGAAATTTTCGAAAAAGGCCTCGGCGCGCAGACCGATTATCAGGCGGCCGCGCAATGGTACGAAAAAGCCGCGAATCAAGGTAATTTCCAAGCCCAGTTAAATTTGGGCCATTTATACGAAAAAGGCTTGGGCGTTCCCGAAAATAAGGAAACCGCGATGCGCTGGTACCGCAAATCGGCGGGCCTGGATGAGGCCGGATTGCAATTTACCCCGGCGATCGAGGCCCAAAGCCCAGGCAGTAACGCTAGTAGTGAAATCAGCGCCTTGCGTGAAGAGGTTGCTCAATCGCGGCACGAAGCCGAGCAATTGCGTGAGCAATTGAAAAACACCCGGGAACAGGCCTTGGAGCAACAGGAAAGTCTGCGCCGGGCTCAGGACGAATTGGAGGCGTTACGCGACAAATTACAGCAACAAAAATCCGAAACCCCGGCCGGTTCCAGCGAAATTCAGGCCCTGGAACGGCAATTACGCGAAAAGGAAACCCAGTTGAAAAGCCAGCAGGCTAAGCTGGGAGACTTGACCAAAACCCTGGGACAGGAACGTAAACGCATGGAGCGCGAACTGGAAACCGCCCGTAAGGAAAAAACCACCGAAAAAGCACCTGAAACCGCCAAAAACGATTTGGAAGCCCGGTTGAACGAAAAGATAGAATCCTACCAAAAGCAGTCGGCCGAGCTGACCAACTGGTTGACGTCCAGCCAGAAACCGGACCGGGCTCAAATCGATCAGCGAAAACAAGCCTTGCAACAGCAAGCCAGGGAAATTGCCGGTCTGAAGGAAAAACTGGAACAACAGGCGCCCACTCAATTGGCGGCGGCCGGCGGCGGACCCAATATCGAGTTATTGGAACCGGCCGTGACCGTGACCCGCGGTATTCCGAGCATACAGTTCGGCCAGGGCGAATCGCGTAAACGTTTGGTGGGCCGTATCGATGCCAAGGCCGGATTGACCAAATTATTGCTGAACGATAAGCCGCTGACGGTCGATGCCAATGGTGAGTTCCAGACCGATGTTGCGTTGCAAGGCTCGGAAACTATGGTACATATCGTTGCAACCGATAAGCGCAATCAAACCAGCGATTTGAATGTACGCCTGTTGGCGTCCGAAAATGCCGGACAGGCCGATTTTCCAGCCACCGCCGTCACGGAAAGTAGGCAGGTCGGCGATATACAGTTCGGTAAGTTTTATGCGCTGATCATCGGCAATAATGATTATGCCGGCTATCCCGATCTGCAAACCCCGGCCGCCGACGCCAAAAGCCTTGAGTTATTGTTGCGCGAACGTTACGGCTTTAAAACCAAATTGCTGCTGAATGCTAACCGGCATGCCATCATGTCGGCCTTGAATGAATTGAACCAAAAATTGACCGACCAGGATAACTTGCTGATTTATTATGCCGGACACGGCGAAATCGACCCGAAATCGCAAAATGCCTACTGGTTGCCGGTGGATTCGGAAGCCGGTAACAGCGCTAACTGGATTTCCAGCCAAAGCATTACCGAATATTTAAGCATTATGCCGGCCAAACACATCATGGTGGTGGCCGACTCCTGCTATTCCGGGGCGTTGACCGGTTCGGCGATAGCCCGATTACCGGAGGGCATGGATCAGGCCAAGCGCGAACGCTGGCTTAAAGCGATGAACAGCCGTAAGGCCCGTACCGTGCTAACCTCCGGTGGCGTGAAACCGGTCATGGATAGAGGTGGCGGCGAACACTCGGTGTTTGCCAATGCCTTCTTGAAGGTATTGCGTTCCAACAAACGGGTGATCGAGGATTACGATATTTTTCGGGATGTGGCCAATCAGGTCAAACTATCGGCCTCCAAGGCAGGGTTTGAACAAACCCCGCAATATGCGCCGTTGCAACATGCCGGCCATGAAGGCAGCCCGTTCTTTTTCGTGCCCGAGGCGTAA
- the tagH gene encoding type VI secretion system-associated FHA domain protein TagH: MILILRTTSYKGQPPSQEISAQFDTLGGSIGRAPNNQLVLPDPDKFISRLHASIVFEAGQFFIEDSSTGGTYLTNCDMLLQQGRAALHDGEKLRIGEYELLVSIPGSASTESLPNFETPPIVRQLDLAENSLLQSSILDGPFAPAKPAQPETGFFSSFIEQPESSPIHQSFTAPGIEQAPVKAEVDDLDFGDLLSKLETLPGSSSSGFSQQPDLPELPDDFFAEDLDKPDSSHPFQPATGIEPVAAETQDRTGPQAAFGLFGQTEPEPPVVQAAEPAPFFQEPAETVIEQAAPLPIRPQPGRAPQVAPVAAPVIPAQPAPAVTPQIPLAAAADAGLPANDSLVREFLAGAGIADPSFVAPEQLPALMRTSGELLRSMVEGLMLVLRARAELKSQFRVSVTTMRAVDNNPLKFTPNVDDAIKLILAPTNPGFLPPKQAVSEGFNDIMNHQIAMTAGIQAALAEILRSFDPQLIEKTQAEGVLFQKKAKCWEYYVDKYPQLKAVAQEEFFGDAFADAYEKQMLLLSRSSKKQ, from the coding sequence GTGATATTGATTCTTAGAACCACAAGTTATAAAGGTCAACCGCCAAGCCAGGAAATCAGTGCGCAGTTCGATACGCTGGGGGGCTCGATAGGACGGGCTCCGAATAATCAACTGGTATTACCGGACCCGGACAAATTTATCTCCAGGCTGCATGCCTCCATCGTATTCGAAGCCGGGCAATTCTTCATCGAGGACAGCAGTACCGGCGGCACCTATCTGACCAATTGCGATATGTTGTTACAGCAGGGCCGGGCGGCATTGCATGATGGCGAAAAACTGCGGATAGGCGAGTACGAACTGTTGGTTTCGATTCCCGGTAGCGCGAGTACCGAATCCCTGCCCAACTTCGAAACCCCGCCTATAGTGCGTCAGCTGGATTTGGCCGAAAACAGTCTGCTGCAAAGCAGTATTCTGGACGGGCCATTCGCGCCGGCTAAACCGGCCCAACCGGAAACCGGTTTTTTCTCCAGTTTCATCGAGCAACCCGAGTCTTCGCCGATACACCAAAGTTTCACCGCGCCCGGCATCGAGCAGGCCCCGGTTAAAGCGGAGGTGGACGATCTCGATTTCGGCGATTTATTGTCCAAACTGGAAACGTTGCCGGGTAGCAGTAGCAGCGGTTTTAGCCAGCAGCCGGATCTGCCGGAGTTGCCTGACGATTTCTTTGCCGAGGATTTGGATAAACCCGATAGTTCGCATCCGTTTCAACCCGCTACCGGAATAGAGCCGGTAGCGGCGGAAACCCAGGACAGGACCGGTCCGCAGGCCGCATTTGGGTTATTCGGTCAAACCGAGCCGGAACCGCCGGTTGTGCAAGCGGCCGAACCGGCGCCTTTTTTTCAGGAGCCAGCCGAGACCGTCATCGAACAGGCCGCGCCCCTGCCCATTAGACCGCAGCCGGGCAGGGCGCCTCAAGTCGCACCGGTAGCCGCACCGGTAATTCCGGCTCAACCGGCGCCTGCCGTAACGCCTCAAATACCTTTGGCAGCCGCGGCAGATGCCGGATTGCCCGCCAATGACAGTTTGGTGCGTGAATTTTTAGCCGGGGCCGGAATCGCCGATCCGAGTTTTGTCGCGCCGGAACAACTGCCGGCACTGATGAGAACCTCGGGCGAATTGCTGCGTAGCATGGTCGAAGGCCTGATGTTGGTATTGCGGGCCAGGGCCGAATTGAAAAGCCAATTTCGGGTTTCGGTCACCACGATGCGTGCCGTCGATAACAATCCGTTGAAGTTCACCCCGAATGTCGACGATGCAATCAAGCTGATTCTGGCACCGACCAATCCAGGTTTTTTGCCGCCCAAGCAGGCGGTCAGCGAGGGCTTCAATGACATCATGAATCACCAGATAGCAATGACGGCGGGCATTCAGGCGGCGTTAGCGGAAATATTACGCAGTTTCGATCCCCAGCTAATCGAAAAAACCCAGGCCGAAGGGGTGCTGTTTCAGAAAAAAGCCAAATGCTGGGAGTATTACGTCGACAAATATCCGCAATTGAAAGCCGTGGCCCAGGAAGAGTTTTTCGGCGACGCTTTTGCCGACGCCTATGAAAAACAGATGCTGCTGCTGAGCCGCTCGTCAAAAAAACAATAA
- the tssK gene encoding type VI secretion system baseplate subunit TssK — MSENNRVVWSEGMFLRPQHFQQHDRYVESLVRGLSQDIRAYTWGFSRLKLDHANLAIGKLGLSLCSGVFQDGTPFNLPQDDDLPLPLEVPEDEKASVVYLALPIRRSDSTEVDSEPYPDNMARFRLSERQVRDHNSGADGRYDVQIGALKPRLMCDSQERSGYVCLGVARIIEMRADKTVILDEQYIPPAVHCSSAGLLGGFVKELQGMFHTRGEALAARVAGGGQGGGVAEIADFMLLQMINRYQPLLTHLANAATLHPEDFFQLCLQLAGELSTFYRPNKRPIDFPDYKHDDLKASFMPLIDELRALLSMILEQNAVQIPLAEVKPGVYVAKRPDLKLLEGSVFVLAAKAQVSSELLRSHFAPQVKIGPVENIQQLVRSALPGIDIQALPVVPRQLPYHAGYSYFELNKQSELWGKMPASGGFGIHIGGNFPELELEFWAIRKG, encoded by the coding sequence ATGTCAGAAAATAATCGGGTAGTCTGGTCTGAGGGGATGTTTCTCCGCCCTCAGCATTTTCAACAGCATGATCGCTATGTAGAAAGCCTGGTACGTGGTTTGTCGCAGGATATTCGGGCCTACACCTGGGGATTTTCGCGCTTGAAATTGGACCATGCCAACCTTGCCATCGGCAAGCTGGGACTAAGCCTTTGCAGTGGCGTGTTTCAAGACGGTACGCCGTTTAATTTGCCGCAGGATGACGATTTGCCGCTACCTTTGGAGGTGCCGGAGGACGAAAAAGCCAGCGTGGTCTATTTGGCCTTGCCGATACGGCGATCGGATTCCACCGAAGTCGATAGCGAACCCTATCCGGACAATATGGCGCGCTTTCGGCTAAGCGAACGCCAGGTGCGCGATCACAACAGCGGTGCCGATGGCCGCTACGATGTGCAGATCGGCGCGTTGAAACCGCGCTTGATGTGCGATAGTCAGGAGCGGTCGGGCTACGTCTGCCTGGGGGTGGCTCGTATTATTGAAATGCGCGCCGATAAAACCGTGATTTTGGATGAACAGTACATTCCGCCGGCCGTGCATTGTTCCAGCGCCGGCCTGCTGGGTGGTTTCGTCAAGGAATTGCAGGGCATGTTCCATACTCGAGGCGAAGCGCTGGCGGCTCGCGTGGCCGGTGGCGGGCAGGGCGGCGGCGTGGCGGAAATAGCCGATTTCATGTTGTTGCAAATGATCAATCGTTATCAACCGTTGCTGACGCATTTGGCTAACGCGGCCACCCTGCATCCGGAAGACTTTTTTCAATTGTGCCTGCAACTGGCGGGCGAACTCTCCACTTTTTACCGGCCCAACAAGCGGCCGATCGATTTTCCGGATTACAAGCATGACGATTTGAAAGCCAGCTTCATGCCGTTGATCGATGAACTGCGTGCGTTGTTGAGCATGATACTGGAACAAAACGCGGTGCAAATACCGTTGGCGGAAGTCAAGCCTGGCGTGTACGTGGCCAAGCGTCCCGATCTAAAGCTGCTGGAAGGCTCGGTGTTCGTGTTGGCGGCCAAGGCCCAGGTTTCGTCGGAATTACTGCGTTCACATTTCGCGCCGCAAGTCAAAATCGGGCCGGTGGAAAACATACAACAATTGGTCAGATCGGCATTGCCGGGTATCGATATTCAGGCCTTGCCGGTGGTTCCGAGGCAGCTGCCCTACCATGCGGGTTATTCCTATTTTGAGCTGAACAAGCAAAGCGAGTTGTGGGGCAAAATGCCCGCATCAGGTGGTTTTGGGATACACATTGGTGGTAATTTTCCGGAACTTGAACTCGAATTCTGGGCTATTAGAAAAGGTTGA